From Halotia branconii CENA392, the proteins below share one genomic window:
- a CDS encoding SDR family oxidoreductase — protein MNIAIIGCGYVGCAVAQYWQQKMTFIITATTTTPERVPKLQAVAQKVVVTQGNDQVKLKLLLQDQDIVLLSVGAKGLNYYQDAYINTAKTLVSVLQDIPSIKQLIYTGSYSVYGDQNGAWVDEEIPANPTNINGEILRETEEILLAASSENLRICILRLGGIYGPNRELVKIFSKVPGTTRPGNGDDVTNWIHLDDIVAAIEFVRQNRLQGIYNLVDDAHLTSRELLDTLLAKYSLPQLTWDSSIKSNRSYNATVSNQKIKAAGYKLIHPQMIF, from the coding sequence ATGAATATTGCAATTATTGGTTGTGGTTACGTTGGTTGTGCGGTTGCCCAGTATTGGCAGCAAAAAATGACTTTTATAATTACTGCTACTACAACTACTCCTGAACGTGTCCCAAAACTACAAGCAGTAGCTCAAAAAGTTGTAGTAACTCAAGGAAATGACCAAGTAAAACTCAAATTATTATTGCAAGATCAAGATATTGTGCTATTAAGCGTTGGTGCAAAAGGCCTTAATTATTATCAAGATGCTTATATTAATACTGCCAAAACCTTAGTTTCTGTTTTGCAGGATATTCCCAGTATTAAACAACTGATATATACAGGAAGTTATTCAGTTTATGGCGATCAAAATGGAGCATGGGTAGACGAAGAGATACCAGCTAATCCGACTAATATTAATGGAGAAATTCTGCGAGAGACTGAAGAAATTTTGTTAGCAGCATCAAGCGAAAATCTCCGTATTTGCATTTTAAGATTAGGTGGCATTTATGGCCCTAATAGAGAATTAGTAAAAATATTTAGTAAAGTCCCTGGTACAACCCGTCCCGGTAATGGCGACGATGTGACAAATTGGATTCACCTTGATGATATTGTTGCGGCAATAGAATTTGTTCGTCAAAACCGCTTACAAGGTATTTATAATTTAGTAGATGATGCACATCTAACTAGTCGTGAATTATTAGATACTTTATTGGCAAAATATAGTTTGCCTCAATTGACATGGGACTCTTCTATAAAGAGTAACCGTTCATATAACGCCACAGTATCCAATCAAAAGATTAAAGCTGCTGGATACAAATTAATTCATCCACAGATGATTTTTTAG
- a CDS encoding alpha/beta fold hydrolase: MQQSPTQFYTWQNYRCAYELHQPINSISEGIPLLLIHPIGVGLSRQFWQRFCGEWYSKGHRNSIYNPDLLGCGESDMPSVAYTPKDWAEQLHYFLQSVVQKPVIVVVQGALLPVAIELVQKELNLIAGLILAGPPAWPVITKKSAVWQQKLIWNILASPFGNAFYRYARSPRFLRSFSIRQLFGSEDAVDAEWLNTLVAGAENTTSRYAVFSFLAGFWRQNYAKNLTYIKQPTLVIVGETASSISEEGKQETPDERLTDYLACLPQGRGIKLPGRNVLPYESTGEFVKAIAPFIAEFS, encoded by the coding sequence ATGCAACAATCTCCTACCCAATTTTATACTTGGCAGAATTATCGCTGTGCTTATGAATTACATCAACCGATTAATTCCATATCTGAGGGTATTCCCTTACTATTAATTCACCCTATTGGTGTGGGATTATCGCGGCAATTTTGGCAGCGTTTTTGTGGTGAATGGTATTCTAAAGGTCATCGTAATTCCATTTACAATCCTGACTTACTCGGATGTGGTGAAAGTGATATGCCTTCTGTGGCTTACACTCCCAAAGATTGGGCAGAACAATTACATTACTTTTTACAATCAGTGGTGCAGAAACCTGTAATTGTAGTAGTACAAGGTGCTTTATTACCTGTTGCTATTGAATTAGTTCAAAAAGAATTAAATTTAATTGCTGGACTAATACTTGCTGGGCCTCCAGCTTGGCCTGTAATTACCAAAAAATCAGCAGTATGGCAGCAAAAACTAATTTGGAATATTTTAGCTTCGCCTTTTGGTAATGCCTTTTATCGCTATGCACGTAGCCCCAGATTTTTGCGTTCTTTCTCCATTCGTCAACTGTTTGGTTCAGAAGATGCAGTTGATGCAGAGTGGTTAAATACTTTGGTTGCAGGTGCAGAAAATACTACCAGTCGTTATGCAGTATTTTCTTTTTTAGCTGGTTTTTGGCGACAAAATTATGCTAAAAATCTCACTTATATTAAGCAACCAACACTAGTAATTGTCGGGGAAACAGCATCCAGTATTAGCGAAGAAGGTAAACAAGAAACACCTGATGAACGTTTAACTGATTACCTTGCTTGTTTACCTCAAGGTCGAGGAATTAAATTGCCAGGACGAAATGTTTTGCCTTATGAATCAACTGGGGAATTTGTGAAAGCGATCGCCCCATTTATTGCTGAATTTTCTTAA
- the trxA gene encoding thioredoxin — protein sequence MSADLVAYVQESEFDSLLSQEAVIVVDFTATWCGPCRLISPLMEQLAEEFKGRAKVVKVDIDNNKPIFKRFGLRSIPAVLIFKNGELKETIVGVSPYEQFSSAVEKNI from the coding sequence ATGTCTGCTGACCTAGTTGCTTACGTTCAAGAAAGTGAATTTGATTCTCTTTTAAGTCAGGAAGCAGTAATTGTTGTTGACTTTACTGCTACTTGGTGTGGCCCTTGTCGCCTCATTAGTCCGTTAATGGAGCAACTTGCTGAGGAATTTAAAGGTCGCGCCAAGGTCGTTAAAGTAGACATCGACAATAACAAGCCGATTTTCAAAAGATTTGGTCTTCGCAGCATCCCAGCAGTTTTAATTTTCAAGAATGGTGAACTGAAAGAAACTATCGTGGGAGTTTCTCCTTATGAACAATTCAGCAGCGCTGTTGAGAAAAATATTTAG
- a CDS encoding DUF433 domain-containing protein: protein MSNLLERITVNPKQCGGRPCIRGMRIRVSDVLDLFAAGLSAEEILEDLPDLEMDDIRASLVYAARKLNHPVLVA, encoded by the coding sequence ATGTCAAACCTACTTGAACGAATTACAGTAAATCCTAAACAGTGTGGGGGTCGTCCTTGTATTCGTGGTATGAGGATTCGAGTTTCTGATGTTCTAGATCTGTTTGCAGCAGGATTGAGTGCTGAGGAAATTTTAGAAGACCTACCAGATTTGGAAATGGATGACATAAGAGCATCACTAGTGTACGCAGCACGTAAACTAAACCATCCTGTGTTGGTTGCATGA
- a CDS encoding DUF5615 family PIN-like protein, with amino-acid sequence MTTIWIDVHLSPAIASWITNTFGVTAIALRDLGLRDAEDPKIFEAAKAERAIFMTKDSDFVDLVDRLGVPPQIIWLTCGNTSNARLQEILASTLLEALALLSTGEQLVEISGD; translated from the coding sequence ATGACAACCATTTGGATTGATGTACATTTGTCACCTGCGATCGCATCTTGGATTACAAATACCTTTGGGGTAACAGCAATAGCTCTACGCGATCTTGGACTGCGAGATGCCGAAGATCCTAAAATCTTTGAGGCTGCCAAAGCTGAAAGAGCTATATTTATGACCAAAGACAGTGATTTTGTGGATTTGGTTGATCGACTTGGAGTACCACCACAAATCATTTGGTTAACTTGCGGCAACACCTCGAATGCTCGGTTGCAAGAAATTTTAGCTTCAACATTATTAGAAGCATTAGCGCTATTAAGTACTGGGGAACAATTGGTAGAAATTAGCGGCGATTAG
- a CDS encoding polysaccharide deacetylase family protein, producing MQLSPLLPIVYRILQPNFPNCLWNGDRNFKAIALTFDDGPHPQYTPQVLQVLDNYNIKASFFWLGACVNRSPAIAKAVSDRGHWIGLHGYDHRSFPVLSPSELKESLGETQTAIYNACQLLPEQVRDVRPPNGLFTPKTLELFSQWNYRPVMWSVVPEDWVLPGVATVVQRVLNQVQNGSLIVLHDGACGGQDVAATINILIPQLLQQGYQFVTVDTLWQHSKIN from the coding sequence ATGCAACTTTCTCCTTTGTTACCAATTGTCTACCGCATTCTGCAACCAAATTTTCCTAATTGTCTTTGGAATGGCGATCGCAATTTTAAAGCGATCGCCCTGACATTTGATGATGGCCCCCATCCTCAATACACGCCTCAAGTGTTGCAAGTATTAGACAATTACAACATTAAAGCTAGTTTTTTTTGGTTGGGTGCTTGTGTTAATCGTTCGCCAGCGATTGCTAAAGCAGTCAGCGATCGCGGACACTGGATAGGATTGCATGGCTATGATCATCGTTCTTTTCCGGTACTTTCTCCCAGTGAGCTTAAGGAGAGTTTAGGAGAAACCCAAACAGCAATCTACAATGCCTGTCAGTTGCTACCCGAACAAGTACGTGATGTTCGGCCGCCCAATGGTTTATTTACACCCAAAACTTTAGAGTTATTCTCACAGTGGAATTATCGTCCAGTGATGTGGAGTGTTGTACCTGAAGACTGGGTATTGCCGGGAGTTGCTACCGTAGTCCAACGTGTTCTTAACCAAGTACAAAATGGCTCATTAATTGTTTTACATGATGGTGCTTGCGGTGGACAAGACGTGGCTGCAACAATCAATATTTTGATTCCTCAGCTACTACAACAAGGCTATCAATTTGTGACCGTCGATACTCTATGGCAACACAGCAAAATTAACTAA
- the secA gene encoding preprotein translocase subunit SecA yields MLKLLLGDPNARKLKKYQPYISEINLLEEDVKTLSDDELKGKTAEFRQRIAKGETLDDILPEAFAVVREAGRRVLGLRHFDVQLLGGVILHSGQIAEMKTGEGKTLVATLPSYLNGLTGKGVHVVTVNDYLARRDAEWMGQVHRFLGLSVGLIQASMTPSERQKNYECDITYVTNSEVGFDYLRDNMSTSMADVVQRPFNYCVIDEVDSILIDEARTPLIISGQVERPTEKYLKAAEIAFTLKKDEHYEVDEKARNVLLTDEGFAESENLLGVTDLFDPEDPWAHFMFNAIKAKELFLKDVNYIVRNGEVVIVDEFTGRVLPGRRWSDGLHQAIEAKEHVEIQPETQTLATITYQNLFLLYPKLGGMTGTAKTEEPEFEKIYKLEVAVIPTNRDRRRQDLSDMVFKTEMGKWGAIAKECAEMHQLGRPVLVGTTSVEKSELLSRLLKQMEIPHELLNARPENVEREAEIVAQAGRSGAVTIATNMAGRGTDIILGGNSEYMARLKLREYLLPRIVMPEDEDVFGVQKAAGLPTGHGGGQGFVPGKKIKTWKASPEIFPTQLSKQAEQLLKEAVESAVREYGDRSLPELEAEDKVAVAAEKAPTDDLVIQKLRAAYNCVKQEYEQFTEREHNQVIELGGLHVIGTERHESRRIDNQLRGRAGRQGDPGSTRFFLSLEDNLLRIFGGDRVAGLMNAFQVEEDMPIESGMLTRSLEGAQKKVETYYYDIRKQVFEYDEVMNNQRRAIYAERRRVLEGQDLKEQVIKYAEKTMDDIVDFYINPDLPSEEWELEKLVEKVKEFVYLLADMQPNQLEDMSVGEIKAFLHEQVRIAYDLKEAQIDQIQPGLMRQAERFFILQRIDTLWREHLQQMDALRESVGLRGYGQKDPLIEYKSEGYELFLDMMVNIRRDVVYSLFMFQPQPQPVVQTSSEMV; encoded by the coding sequence ATGCTAAAACTCTTGTTGGGCGATCCCAACGCTCGTAAACTTAAAAAATACCAACCTTATATCAGTGAAATTAATCTCTTAGAAGAAGATGTTAAAACCCTCTCCGATGACGAGTTAAAAGGCAAAACAGCAGAGTTTAGACAGCGAATCGCCAAAGGCGAAACCCTGGATGATATCTTGCCTGAAGCTTTCGCCGTGGTCAGGGAAGCTGGTAGGAGAGTCTTAGGATTACGGCATTTTGATGTTCAGCTGTTGGGTGGTGTGATTCTCCACTCTGGGCAAATTGCGGAAATGAAAACTGGGGAGGGCAAAACCCTGGTTGCTACTTTACCGAGTTATTTAAATGGCCTGACTGGCAAAGGTGTACACGTTGTTACAGTTAACGATTATCTAGCCCGTCGTGACGCAGAATGGATGGGGCAGGTACATCGTTTTCTGGGCTTGAGTGTAGGGCTAATTCAAGCGAGTATGACTCCCTCAGAACGCCAGAAAAACTATGAATGTGATATTACATACGTTACTAACAGTGAGGTAGGTTTTGACTACCTACGGGATAATATGTCTACATCAATGGCTGATGTGGTACAACGCCCGTTTAACTATTGTGTAATTGACGAGGTAGACTCGATTTTAATTGATGAGGCACGGACACCGCTGATTATTTCTGGGCAAGTAGAAAGACCCACAGAAAAATATTTAAAAGCAGCCGAAATCGCATTTACTCTCAAAAAAGATGAGCATTACGAAGTTGACGAAAAAGCTCGTAACGTGCTGTTAACTGATGAAGGTTTTGCAGAATCAGAAAATCTTTTGGGAGTTACGGATTTATTTGACCCAGAAGATCCGTGGGCGCACTTCATGTTCAATGCTATTAAAGCTAAAGAACTGTTCCTTAAGGACGTTAACTATATCGTTCGCAATGGAGAAGTAGTAATTGTCGATGAATTTACCGGACGGGTGCTACCTGGACGGCGTTGGAGTGATGGTCTGCATCAGGCAATTGAAGCTAAAGAGCATGTAGAAATTCAGCCAGAGACTCAAACTCTAGCAACAATTACCTATCAAAACCTATTTTTGCTTTATCCCAAACTCGGTGGAATGACGGGAACCGCCAAAACAGAAGAGCCAGAGTTTGAAAAAATTTATAAATTAGAAGTAGCGGTAATTCCTACCAATCGCGATCGCAGACGGCAAGATTTGTCTGATATGGTATTTAAAACCGAAATGGGCAAGTGGGGAGCGATCGCCAAAGAATGTGCCGAAATGCACCAACTCGGTAGACCAGTTTTAGTAGGAACCACTAGCGTTGAAAAATCTGAACTACTCAGCCGTCTCCTCAAACAGATGGAGATTCCCCACGAACTACTCAACGCCAGACCAGAAAATGTAGAACGAGAAGCAGAGATTGTTGCCCAAGCAGGACGCAGTGGTGCTGTAACGATTGCGACTAATATGGCGGGGCGAGGTACAGATATCATCCTTGGTGGTAACTCCGAATACATGGCGCGTTTAAAACTGCGGGAATATTTATTGCCTCGGATTGTCATGCCAGAAGATGAAGATGTCTTTGGTGTGCAAAAAGCCGCCGGATTGCCTACAGGACATGGTGGGGGTCAAGGCTTTGTTCCTGGTAAAAAAATCAAAACCTGGAAAGCTTCCCCCGAAATTTTCCCCACTCAACTTTCTAAACAAGCAGAACAGCTATTAAAAGAAGCTGTGGAATCTGCGGTACGGGAATATGGCGATCGCAGTTTACCAGAACTAGAAGCAGAAGACAAAGTAGCTGTAGCAGCAGAAAAAGCTCCCACCGATGACCTAGTGATTCAAAAATTACGCGCAGCTTACAACTGTGTGAAGCAGGAGTATGAACAATTCACCGAACGAGAGCATAATCAAGTAATAGAACTGGGCGGTTTGCATGTAATTGGTACAGAACGCCACGAATCCCGGCGGATTGATAACCAATTACGCGGCCGGGCTGGACGACAAGGCGACCCTGGTTCGACACGATTTTTCTTAAGTTTAGAAGATAACCTGCTACGGATCTTTGGTGGCGATCGCGTGGCTGGATTAATGAACGCCTTCCAAGTCGAAGAAGATATGCCCATCGAATCTGGAATGTTAACTCGTAGTTTAGAAGGCGCACAGAAAAAAGTCGAAACTTATTACTACGATATCCGCAAACAGGTATTTGAGTACGATGAAGTGATGAACAATCAACGTCGTGCCATCTACGCCGAACGTCGTCGCGTATTAGAAGGTCAAGATTTAAAAGAACAGGTAATCAAGTACGCCGAAAAAACGATGGATGACATCGTAGATTTCTACATCAACCCAGATTTACCTTCAGAAGAATGGGAATTAGAAAAGTTGGTGGAAAAAGTCAAAGAATTTGTTTACCTGCTTGCCGACATGCAGCCCAATCAATTAGAGGATATGTCTGTCGGCGAAATCAAAGCTTTCCTTCACGAACAAGTGCGAATTGCCTACGACCTCAAAGAAGCACAAATTGATCAAATTCAACCCGGACTGATGCGACAAGCCGAACGTTTCTTTATTTTGCAACGTATTGATACCTTGTGGCGGGAACACCTGCAACAAATGGATGCCTTGCGTGAATCAGTAGGATTACGTGGATACGGTCAAAAAGATCCGCTGATTGAATACAAGAGCGAGGGTTATGAACTATTCTTAGATATGATGGTCAATATCCGCCGAGATGTAGTTTACTCGCTGTTTATGTTCCAGCCCCAGCCCCAGCCAGTAGTGCAAACATCATCTGAGATGGTGTAA
- a CDS encoding cytochrome C yields MSNLVKRKSRQLKRRPLGLFLVILAWSLTMGWLLASTTSAYSATPASEISTVDVVPAQYQLGQELYLDNCSTCHIALPPAVLPTQTWKNLLEDSQHYGAQLKTLVDPPRILVWRYLSTFSRTKLKDEATPYRVNNSRYFKALHPQVDLPRPVQIGSCVSCHPSASDYNFRQLSQEWEK; encoded by the coding sequence ATGTCAAATCTTGTTAAGCGTAAATCACGCCAACTCAAACGCCGTCCCTTAGGCTTATTTTTAGTCATTTTAGCTTGGAGTTTAACTATGGGTTGGCTTCTGGCATCGACAACTAGCGCTTACAGTGCTACTCCCGCTTCAGAAATTAGCACAGTTGATGTAGTACCTGCACAGTACCAACTAGGACAAGAACTATACTTAGACAACTGTTCCACTTGTCACATCGCTCTACCACCAGCTGTGTTACCTACTCAAACCTGGAAAAATCTTTTAGAAGACTCACAGCATTATGGCGCACAACTCAAGACTTTAGTTGATCCGCCTCGCATTCTCGTATGGAGATATCTATCTACTTTTTCTCGTACAAAACTAAAAGACGAAGCAACACCCTATCGCGTTAATAATTCACGTTATTTTAAGGCTTTGCATCCACAAGTCGATTTGCCGCGCCCTGTGCAAATCGGTAGTTGTGTCAGTTGTCATCCTAGCGCTAGTGACTATAACTTCCGCCAACTCAGCCAAGAGTGGGAGAAGTAA
- a CDS encoding type II toxin-antitoxin system RelE/ParE family toxin — translation MPNEQPSVLIDLTPEYKQNLRDLSKRFRNIRSDVQPIIERLQQGNIIGDRIAGIGEEYIVYKVRVRNSNIQKGKSAGYRLIYQVESPTTILLLTIYSKSDREDIGTNEIRDIVIDFY, via the coding sequence ATGCCGAATGAACAACCATCGGTATTGATTGATTTAACTCCTGAATATAAACAAAATTTGCGCGACCTTTCCAAAAGATTTCGCAATATTCGCTCTGATGTGCAGCCGATTATCGAACGATTACAACAAGGAAATATTATTGGAGATAGAATCGCAGGAATAGGCGAGGAGTATATTGTTTACAAGGTGAGAGTTCGCAACAGTAATATCCAAAAAGGTAAAAGTGCTGGATATCGTTTAATTTATCAAGTTGAGTCACCTACAACTATTTTGCTACTAACGATTTATTCTAAGTCTGATCGAGAAGATATTGGTACAAATGAAATTCGAGATATTGTGATTGATTTTTATTAG
- a CDS encoding type II toxin-antitoxin system RelN family antitoxin — MKAIEVTGKIDAQGNLVLDEPILGTTYPHQVRVIVLVPEQTEAEEVDPDDTPLEEIKASLRRALQQAKAGQRLPLSQMWEGIDAE; from the coding sequence ATGAAAGCGATTGAAGTTACTGGTAAAATTGATGCTCAAGGAAATTTAGTTTTGGATGAGCCAATTCTGGGAACGACTTACCCTCATCAGGTGCGGGTAATTGTCTTAGTCCCAGAACAGACAGAAGCAGAAGAGGTTGACCCTGATGATACACCTCTTGAAGAGATTAAAGCCAGCTTAAGGAGAGCTTTGCAGCAAGCAAAAGCAGGACAGCGTTTACCACTATCCCAAATGTGGGAGGGAATTGATGCCGAATGA
- a CDS encoding type II toxin-antitoxin system RelE/ParE family toxin: MQSDEAVIIRFSDEFEEELYRLSKRFRNIRSDVQPIIEQLQQGNIIGDRIAGIGEEYIVYKVRVRNSNIQKGKSAGYCLIYQVESPTTILLLTIYSKSDREDIGTNEIRDIVADFYHKQD; encoded by the coding sequence ATGCAGAGTGATGAGGCGGTTATAATTCGGTTCTCTGATGAATTTGAGGAGGAACTTTACAGACTTTCCAAAAGATTTCGCAATATTCGCTCTGATGTGCAGCCGATTATTGAACAATTACAACAAGGAAATATTATTGGAGATAGAATTGCAGGAATAGGCGAGGAGTATATTGTTTATAAGGTGAGAGTTCGCAACAGTAATATTCAAAAAGGTAAAAGTGCTGGATATTGTTTAATTTATCAAGTTGAGTCACCTACAACTATTTTGCTATTAACAATTTATTCTAAATCGGATCGAGAAGATATTGGTACAAATGAAATTCGAGATATTGTAGCTGATTTTTATCATAAACAAGATTAA
- a CDS encoding type II toxin-antitoxin system RelN family antitoxin, which translates to MKAIEVTGKIDAQGNLVLDEPILGTPYPHQVRVIVLVPEQVEVKEVDPDDTPLEEIKASLRRALQQAKAGQTRPISELWDRIDAE; encoded by the coding sequence ATGAAAGCGATTGAAGTTACTGGTAAAATTGATGCTCAAGGAAATTTAGTTTTGGATGAGCCAATTCTGGGAACGCCTTACCCTCATCAGGTGCGAGTAATTGTCTTAGTCCCAGAACAGGTAGAAGTAAAAGAGGTTGACCCTGATGATACACCTCTTGAAGAGATTAAAGCCAGCTTAAGGAGAGCTTTGCAACAGGCAAAAGCCGGGCAAACTAGACCGATTAGTGAGCTATGGGACAGAATTGATGCAGAGTGA
- a CDS encoding glycosyltransferase family A protein has translation MLVFVIPLKSPQVSRSWERVTKLFERCIKSVCNQTSPNFRVVVVCHEKPKIAFTHPHITYLKVNFPPANETNPVAQGNTDKGRKILKGLIYAERFYPTHTMAVDADDCVSKKLAEFVNRNSNSNGWFINRGYKYQEGSQYIYLKRSNFYKMCGTSNILRYDLNNIPEQAEYNRGYGYYKYYIDHEQVRNILKSNFNAIKPLPFAGAVYVLETGEHLFYDSKRLKFNIFNRRLLRKSIINEFGLYNLSSSVLTTF, from the coding sequence ATGCTTGTTTTTGTTATCCCACTTAAAAGCCCGCAAGTCTCTAGATCTTGGGAACGCGTGACAAAATTATTTGAAAGATGCATCAAATCAGTTTGCAATCAAACTTCACCTAATTTTCGCGTTGTTGTTGTTTGTCATGAAAAGCCAAAAATAGCTTTCACTCATCCCCACATCACATACTTGAAAGTTAATTTTCCACCTGCAAACGAAACAAACCCTGTAGCTCAAGGTAATACAGATAAAGGACGGAAAATATTGAAAGGATTAATCTATGCCGAGCGATTTTATCCTACGCACACGATGGCAGTTGATGCCGATGATTGTGTTAGTAAAAAATTAGCCGAGTTTGTGAATCGAAATTCTAACAGTAATGGATGGTTTATTAATAGAGGTTATAAATATCAAGAAGGCAGTCAATATATTTATCTAAAAAGAAGCAACTTTTATAAGATGTGTGGTACTTCTAATATTCTTCGCTATGATTTGAATAATATTCCCGAACAAGCAGAATATAACCGTGGTTATGGGTACTATAAATATTATATAGATCATGAGCAAGTTAGAAATATTTTAAAGAGCAATTTCAATGCGATTAAGCCTTTACCATTTGCAGGTGCAGTTTATGTCTTAGAAACAGGAGAACACTTATTTTATGATTCAAAACGGTTAAAATTCAATATTTTTAACCGGAGATTATTAAGAAAATCAATTATAAATGAATTTGGATTGTATAACTTATCCAGTTCTGTATTAACGACTTTTTAA
- the hpsL gene encoding hormogonium polysaccharide biosynthesis protein HpsL: MQKFKSKSQKSKKSKKQTKKEVPTLSLKERLAQKRKATQARKELTSLLTTAAFGGVFFGILIALVGGIKAAVPAVLSIFVLSLSYKYPREALFAFLIYVPFGGTITYYIGNSPILQLTKDAFYIPALIAIWQSCKKQGLPLILPKAIRTPLFILLGLCLLTLLFINGGQQLNPPPVGLLEKPPNEIPIGMGILGLKVFLGYVPLIGCAYYLIRNKRDFLFLSRLQVSLILICCLLGFLQYLLLLTGVCEGTRDAEGSALFKATLEARCYFGGSLVYSPSQGVIRLPGTFVAPWQWAWFLISSTFFAFATGFTDPSIFWRLTGLGSLALVFVNAVVSGQRIALGLVPTCFVILLLLTGQIKNLKRFIPIGVGLALVLGVAMITNPVVVQERLDSFSSRWEASPPQEFIVQQFEENWKSVDSPIGSGLGRATNSARALGVTKLVETYYPKVLYEIGILGLLGFVGLVTTLTITAFKTYRSIKNRNFRSYGAALWVFILFISYNTYYYPLDVDPVAVYYWFFAGVLFKLPVLDKQEKENTNSQQGTQKKPLSSTA; encoded by the coding sequence ATGCAGAAATTCAAATCAAAATCCCAAAAATCTAAAAAATCAAAAAAGCAGACTAAAAAAGAAGTTCCTACCCTTAGTCTTAAAGAAAGGTTAGCCCAGAAACGCAAAGCAACCCAAGCACGCAAAGAACTCACGAGTTTGCTTACTACCGCCGCCTTTGGCGGTGTTTTCTTTGGTATTTTAATTGCTTTAGTTGGTGGAATTAAGGCAGCAGTTCCAGCCGTTTTATCAATATTTGTCTTGTCTCTTTCCTACAAATACCCCCGTGAAGCTCTTTTTGCCTTTTTGATTTATGTACCTTTTGGAGGTACTATTACTTATTACATTGGCAACAGTCCGATTTTGCAATTAACAAAAGATGCTTTTTACATTCCAGCTTTGATTGCAATTTGGCAAAGTTGTAAGAAGCAAGGATTACCTCTAATTCTTCCCAAAGCGATTAGAACTCCATTATTTATTCTATTGGGCTTATGTTTATTAACGTTGCTATTTATCAATGGTGGACAACAACTAAATCCACCTCCTGTAGGACTCTTAGAAAAACCACCAAATGAAATACCCATAGGTATGGGTATTTTGGGATTGAAAGTATTTTTAGGTTATGTTCCCCTGATTGGTTGTGCTTACTATCTCATCCGTAATAAACGGGATTTTCTATTTTTATCACGGCTACAGGTTTCTTTAATACTTATTTGTTGTTTGCTGGGATTTCTGCAATATCTATTATTACTAACTGGGGTATGTGAAGGTACTAGAGATGCCGAAGGTAGTGCCTTATTTAAAGCAACCTTAGAAGCTAGATGTTATTTTGGTGGTTCCCTAGTCTATAGTCCTAGCCAGGGAGTAATTCGTTTACCAGGAACCTTTGTTGCACCTTGGCAATGGGCATGGTTTTTAATTTCTAGTACTTTTTTTGCCTTTGCTACAGGTTTCACCGACCCTTCAATATTTTGGCGACTCACAGGTTTAGGTTCTTTAGCCTTGGTCTTTGTCAACGCAGTAGTTTCTGGACAGAGAATTGCTTTAGGTCTAGTACCCACCTGTTTTGTAATTTTACTATTGCTCACAGGACAAATTAAGAACCTTAAACGCTTTATCCCCATAGGGGTGGGTCTTGCTTTAGTGCTGGGAGTTGCTATGATTACTAACCCTGTCGTCGTGCAAGAAAGACTAGATAGTTTTAGCAGTCGTTGGGAAGCTTCACCGCCCCAAGAATTTATCGTCCAGCAATTTGAGGAAAATTGGAAAAGTGTAGATAGCCCTATAGGAAGTGGTTTAGGTCGTGCGACTAATTCTGCTCGTGCATTGGGTGTAACAAAACTTGTGGAAACTTACTACCCAAAAGTATTATACGAGATAGGCATTTTGGGATTGCTGGGTTTTGTCGGTTTAGTTACTACCCTGACAATCACTGCCTTTAAGACATATCGTTCTATAAAAAACCGTAATTTCCGCAGTTACGGAGCTGCTTTATGGGTGTTTATATTGTTTATTAGTTACAACACCTACTACTACCCTTTAGATGTTGACCCGGTAGCTGTCTATTATTGGTTTTTTGCAGGAGTGCTATTTAAATTACCAGTTTTAGATAAACAAGAGAAGGAAAATACTAATTCTCAACAAGGAACACAGAAAAAGCCTCTAAGTAGTACGGCGTAA